In Uranotaenia lowii strain MFRU-FL chromosome 2, ASM2978415v1, whole genome shotgun sequence, one genomic interval encodes:
- the LOC129746116 gene encoding UDP-glycosyltransferase UGT5-like, whose translation MFTIGKWLSVALMTGIILFRVDRIQGSRILLVSSFPGQSHWLTFEHIVNELLERDHEITAITNYRMKNSDKYSDRYREILIDPIFDFEDGLPMEFYYRSSSFANPYFKLKVLWWLGLETTRHALECKNVQKFIHDDRSQYDLVIAEQFVQESFLLLAHKYQAPVVTINTLGYTDYIDRAFGMITPISYVPHFFTEFTDEMNFYERFYNLLLTIYDWCYRRFIYLPAQNAMARKHFSDFTGENQLLPTVQEMENNVSVILANNHIISHRPRPKMIGMVDIAGVHIRPAKVLPDALKTFLDKSRTVYINFGTFLRSSAMPEETLQVFVQVFRNLPQYNFLWKWETDRAPDLPPNVMLQKWIPQNDVLAHPNLKLFVTHGGIYGAQEAIYWAKPMLFVPFYGDQHSNARKFQKSGLGLTINIANITVEEFQQKILHIVETPSFQDNSNNMAKLFRDNPTDPLQESVYWIEYVIRHRGAAHLKSAAVKLPWYKYMLLDVAAFIIFVIYVLIKLAKHGYYRWCRRNVIDSSKKSN comes from the exons ATGTTTACGATC ggAAAATGGCTTTCTGTGGCTCTAATGACCGGGATCATTTTGTTCCGTGTTGATCGAATCCAGGGATCTCGAATTCTACTGGTATCTTCGTTTCCCGGGCAAAGCCATTGGCTTACCTTCGAGCATATTGTCAACGAGCTGCTCGAACGGGATCATGAAATTACGGCGATCACCAATTATCGAATGAAGAATTCCGACAAGTACAGCGATCGCTATCGAGAGATTTTGATCGATCCCATCTTCGACTTTGAGGATGGTTTACCGATGGAGTTTTACTATCGATCGAGCTCGTTTGCAAATCCTTACTTCAAGCTGAAGGTTCTCTGGTGGCTAGGTCTTGAGACTACTCGACATGCTCTGGAGTGTAAAAATGTACAGAAATTCATCCATGATGATCGTTCCCAGTACGATTTGGTCATTGCGGAGCAGTTTGTTCAGGAAAGTTTTCTGCTGCTCGCTCATAAATATCAAGCCCCTGTGGTTACAATAA ACACACTTGGCTACACAGATTACATCGATCGTGCATTTGGAATGATCACTCCAATATCTTATGTTCCACACTTCTTCACCGAGTTCACTGATGAAATGAACTTCTACGAAAGATTTTACAATTTGCTTCTAACAATCTACGACTGGTGCTACAGAAGGTTCATTTACCTCCCGGCGCAAAATGCCATGGCTAGGAAACACTTTTCAGATTTTACCGGGGAAAACCAACTTCTGCCTACGGTTCAAGAGATGGAAAACAACGTCAGCGTGATCCTGGCCAACAATCACATTATATCCCACAGGCCTAGGCCGAAAATGATTGGAATGGTTGACATCGCAGGAGTTCACATAAGACCAGCTAAAGTCCTGCCAGATGCCCTAAAG aCCTTTCTGGACAAATCGCGCACCGTCTACATCAACTTTGGAACATTTCTACGCAGTTCAGCTATGCCAGAAGAAACCCTTCAGGTATTCGTTCAGGTATTTCGTAATCTTCCTCAATACAACTTTCTGTGGAAATGGGAAACTGATCGGGCGCCAGATTTGCCTCCAAACGTGATGCTTCAGAAGTGGATCCCTCAGAACGATGTACTAGCGCACCCGAATCTTAAGCTCTTTGTGACACACGGTGGCATTTACGGCGCCCAGGAAGCTATCTACTGGGCCAAACCGATGCTGTTCGTTCCCTTCTACGGCGATCAGCACAGCAATGCCCGTAAATTTCAGAAATCCGGACTCGGACTGACAATCAATATTGCCAATATTACGGTTGAAGAGTTCCAGCAAAAAATCTTGCACATTGTGGAAACACCAAGCTTTCAGGATAATTCTAACAACATGGCCAAGCTATTTCGTGATAACCCAACGGATCCACTGCAGGAATCCGTCTACTGGATCGAATACGTCATTAGACATCGAGGAGCGGCCCATCTGAAATCGGCTGCTGTGAAGTTACCGTGGTATAAGTATATGTTGTTGGATGTTGCAGCGTTCATTATTTTCGTGATTTATGTTTTAATCAAACTGGCCAAACATGGCTATTATCGGTGGTGCAGACGTAACGTGATTGACTCCAGCAAAAAGTCAAACTAG